The genome window GCAGCGGGTTGAGCCGGACCATCAGCTCCGCCTTCGGAACGGCGGTCCGGACCGAAGCGACGTCGTTCAGCGTATGGTCGCTGATGACGGTGTTGAGATTCCCCTGCCGCTCGTGTTTTCCCAGGATCTCCATGTCGACGAAGATCCGCTGCACGCCACAGGCATGGACATGCCGGGCGACGGACGGGTGCTTCGTGATGAGCATCAGGGTGAGCATGGCGGGCAGGTTAGGCGGGGCTGGGGGGGGCGGGGGAGCGGGCGGATCGAGGAGGCAGGATTCCGGATCGAGGCCGGAGGGGGGAGAGGCCGAGGGCTTACGCGGCCTGCCGCTCGGCGGCGCTCGCCGCGAGGCGGGCGCTGCTGGGGATGTTGATGACTTCTTTCTGGAGCGACCGGGCGACGGTCAGGTCCATCTGGGGATGCCCCTGGTACATCGGCAGGTCCGGAAGCAGGTCCCAGACCGGGCGGGTCATGAGCCCCGATTCGTGGCTCGTCGCCAGGACGTGGTCGCGGACCACCTTGCCGCCGGGGACCAGGAGGGCGTTGAGCCAGTAGTTGCTCTCGCCGAACTGCGGCTCGATGAAGAACTTCGCGTCGTTGCAACCGGCGAACGCCGATGCGAACTGGAGAGCGAGAGCCCGCTTGCGGGCCCGCATCTCCGGCAGCCGCTCGAGCTGGGCGCACCCGAGAGCGGCGTTCAGGTTTGGCATCCGGTAGTTGAACCCGACCTCGTCGTGGACGTACTCCCAGCGGTGGGCCCGCTTGGCGGTCGTCGTCAGGTGCTTCGCCCGGTCGGCGAGGGCGTCGTCGTTCGTCAGGATCGCCCCGCCGCCGCCGGTCGTGATGATCTTGTTTCCGTTGAAGCTCAGGGCCCCGACCCGGCCGATCGTCCCGGTGTGCCGCTGCTTGTAGTACGTCCCGAGCGACTCGGCGGCGTCCTCGACCAGAGCGATCTTGAACCGCTCGCAGACTTCGACGAGCGGATCGAGGTCGACCGGATGGCCGAGCGTGTGCATCGGAATGACCGCCCGGATCCGCCGGCGGCTGAGCCGGTTCCAGGCGACGCCGTTCCGCAGCGTGACGATCTTCCGCAGGTAGCCGTCGAGCTTCCGCGGATCGAGGCCGAGCGTGTACCGCTCCGAGTCGACGAAGTGCGGAATCGCCTGGCAGTAGGAGATCGCGTTGGCGGTGGCGACGAAGCTCAGGGCGGGGCAGAGGACTTCGTCCCCCGGCTGGACGTCGCACAGCTTGAGGCTGATGTGCAGGGCGGCGGTCCCGTTGACGACCGCCACGGCCCGCTTGGCCCCGGTGTACTCGGCGAGCATCGACTCGAAGCGATCGACATATTTGCCGACCGAGGAGACCCATCCCGACTGGACGCAGTCGGAGACGTACTCTTTCTCGCGTCCCTGGAATTCCGGTTCATGGAGAGCGACCTGAGCCGCATCTCCCACGACGAGCCTGAGGCGGCGAACGATGTCCTGTGCGGCGTCCATTCCCAGCATCCTTTCCGGGTCGGGCCAGTCGGCGGCAATCCGCGTTCCGCTCTAAACGGTGTACTGTCCCGGGCGATACCGATCGAGGTGCGCGCGCATCCACTCGATCGTCTTGAGGAGTCCTTCGTCGAACGAGACCTCCGGGGTCCAGCCCAGGAGCGTCCGCGCGAGTGTGTTGTCTGCGAGCAGCCGGTTGACTTCGCTCTTCTCGGGGCGGAGCCGCTGCTCTTCCGTCACGATCGGGACGTCCCGCCCGACGAGCCGGATGATCGATTTCGCCAGTTCGCCGACGCTGATCTCCTGGTTCGAGCCCAGGTTGATCGTCCGTCCCTCGACCCCCGGGACCGAGGCCCCCTTGAGGAATCCGGCGACAGTGTTGGCGACGTAGTTCAGGTCCCGCGTCGGGGTCAGGCTCCCGAGCCGGACTTCGCTCCCGCTGAGGGCCTGCGTGATGATCGTGGGGATGACCGCCCGGGTCGACTGCCGGGGGCCGTAGGTGTTGAACGGGCGGATCGTCACGACCGGCAGGTCGAACGAGCGGTAGTAGGACTCGACGAGCTTGTCGGCCCCGATCTTGGTCGCGGAGTACGGGGACTGCCCCTGGAGGGGATGCTCCTCGTCGATTGGGACCCGCAGCGCGGTCCCGTAGACCTCGCTCGTCGACGTGTGGACGACCCGCGGGGTCTTAAGCAGCCGGGCCGCTTCGAGAACGTTGAGCGTTCCGTCGATGTTCGTCCGGACGTAGGAATCGGGAGCGTGGTACGAGTAGGGGATCGCAATGAGAGCGGCGAGGTGCAGGACGACGTCGCAGCCCTCCATCGCCCGGCGGACGTTCCCGCTGTCGCGGATGTCCCCGGCGAAGACGTCCATTTCCTTGCTGAGCGGAGAGTCGTCGAGCCAGCCCCAGCGGCCGGCCGAGCCGTAGCGGACCATCGCCCGGACGCGGGCCCCTTCACGGACGAGGCGCTCCGCGAGATGGCTGCCGATGAACCCGCCGGCGCCGGTGACGAGCACGCTCTTTCCCTGCCAGCTCATGCCGCCCATCCCAGGCTCTGGACGTCCCGCTGCGCCCGTTGAAAGTCCTCGATCTGGCCGATATCGAGCCAGTATTCCACCACCGGGAAGGTCACCACCTTGCGGCCCTCCTCCAGCAGCGCGCCGATCAGGTCCGTCATGTCGAACCGCCGGTCGGCCGGAATGTATCTCTTCACATCCGGTTCGAGAAGATAGATCCCCGCGTTGACGAGGAACTCGTATTTCGGCTTCTCGCGAAGGGCCCGGACGACCCCCTGTTCCGCCTGGACGACCCCGTAGGGGACCTTGAATTCGTACTGCCGGACCCCGACGGTCAGGGCCGCCTCATGCTCGCGGTGGAACCGGACGAGTTCCTGGAAGTCGACCCCGGTCAGGATGTCGCCGTTCATCACGAGCAGCGGTTCGTCGCTCTCGGGAAGGAGCGACAGGGCCCCGGCGGTCCCGAGCGGCTTTTCCTCGGCGACGTAGTTGATCCGCACGCCGAAGTCGCTGCCGTCGCCGAAGTGGTCGTGGATCTTCTCCGGGAGGTAGTGCGTCGTCAGGCTGACGTTCCGGATCCCGCTCTTGCGGAGCCGTTCGACCGTCCGCTGAAGCAATGGCTGTCCGCCGATATTGAGCATCGGCTTCGGTGTTTCGTCGGTCAGGGGGCGAAGCCGGGTCCCGAAGCCCCCCGCCATGATGACCGCCGAGACCGGGATCTCCGGCGTCGTTTCGAGTTCTTCGCGGATCGCCAGCCGGACAAGCCGCCCGCCCCGGTCGAGGACCGGGACATGCCGGATCTCATGGTGGGCCATGAGTTCTTCGAGCTCGGCGTCCGAGGCTTCGGCGGGAGCGGTGATCGGTTTGCGGGCGTTCGGGGGCCGCCGGACGATGAGGGACGTGACCGGCGAGTCGAGACCGACGCCGGCGAGGATCGCGCGGCGGATGTCGCCGTCGGTGATCGTCGTCACGAGTCGTTCGAACTCATCCGTGACCAGCGCGATCCCTTTCCCCGACCGGTCGATCGCCGTCATGGCGTCGCGGATCGTGGCGGATTCGTCGATCAGAAACCTGGTCAGATCATCCATGATCGGAGCCGAACGCGATGAGAAAGGCCTCTTTCCACGGCCCATCAGACCTGAGCGCCTCTCATCTCACGGTGCAGCGTAGCCGCAAAGGGGGAACGGAGGCGAGATCACTCCACAGGGATTTGGGGCAGACTAGGAGACCTGGGCAAAGTGCCGTCAGGCCGCTCGGCGCACGGGAGCCGCCGGAAGAGCCACTGTCTCCGCAGCCCGGGTCGGAGCCGGCCAGAGTTGCTCCGTGATTCGCTTCCCGACCCGGATCATCGGCACCTCGAGCCAGCGGTAGCTGCACCGTCCCACCGCGATCGTGGCGAGAGCCGAACCGACCACGAGGCTGCCCCGCCAGTCCCCGGGAACGAGCCGCTGGAGCACGGTGAACACGAGGAAATGGCTCAGGTAGATGGAGTAACTCCACTCGCCGAGGCGCTCCAGCACGGGAGAGAGAAAGCTCCGGCCTGCCGGTCGCCGAGCCACAGCGGCGCAGCCTCCGACCGTTACGAGGAGCAGGGCTCCCCGCCGCCAACCGGTGACAAGATCGACGTCCGGCACTCCCAGGCTCAGGGCCGCAAAGAGCCCGAGGGCCAGAACGATCCACGCGGAGTTCGCCGCTCGATTCGCCTGCGGTCCCTGCGAAGTCCCGCGGACCAGCAGCATTCCGGCGACAAACAGAAGAAGGTGATTGGCGACGCTGGCGTAACAGGCGGACTGAGACGCGAAGTTCAGGAGCGGGTCGAGCAGCACGAACGCGAAGACCGCCGCCGGAACCGCCGAGCCCGCGAGGAGAAGCGGTCGCCAGGTGTCCCGCCGCGTCATCAGCCACATCAGCGGGGGAAAGAGCAGGTAGAACACCATCTCGATCCCGATCGACCACCCGGCAATCACCAGACTCTGCGTCGGATCGACGAGGCCGAACAGCAGCGACAGGTTTCCCACAACCTCCGCCAGCGACGGCATCGCGACGCCCGGCGTATGAAGGACATGAACGGCCGCCCATTTCAGCACGAGCGTCGCGGCCAGCACGGCATAGAACAGTGGGGCGATCCGGAAGAACCGCCGCACAAAAAACGTCCCGACCGTCCGCGGCCGCGAAAAATCGGTCCGCTCGTAAACGAACGCGAGACTCATCCCGCTGATGACGAAGAACGCCTCGACAGCGTAGAAGGCGACCGCGGAAAGCAGGCCGGAGAACCGGGGGCCGACATCAATCCCTGCCCACACCGTGTAGTGATAGAGCATCACCGAACAGGCCAGGATCCCCCGCAGCCCGTCGATCCCGTGGAGCCGCGGGGCAGGCGGGGCAAGGACGGATGTCTGCATGGAGGAGCCCTGCCGCGAGGAATCGAACAGCCGGCGAACGCTATCGGCCCAGTTTCGGTCGGGTCAATCCGAATCCGCGGCGGCCGATCGGCTGACAGGGGCCGGCAAATCCCCGATACTTCGCTCCCTCTCCGTTTCCCGTTGCCGCCGAAGCCCCTCCATGCCGGACCTGTCCGTCACCCTCAACCGCCTCCGTCTGAAAAACCCGATCCTGGTCGCCTCGGGAACCTTCGGCTACGCCCGCGAAATGCAGGCCTTCGTCGACTTCCGCAAGCTCGGCGGGATCATCCCCAAGACCGTGACGCCCCATCCGCGGGCGGGCAATCCCCCGCCGCGGACGGTCGAGACCTCGTCGGGAATGCTGAACGCGATCGGCCTCGACAACGACGGGATCGAGACCTTCATCACGAAGCACGTCGACTACCTGACGTCGCTCGGGACGGCGATCATCGCCAACATCGCGGGGACGAACGTCGATGACTTCGCGCGGATGGCGGAGCGGCTGACGCAGTGCCCAGGCCTGGCGGCGGTGGAGCTCAATATCTCGTGCCCGAACGTGAGCTGCGGGGTCGACCTGGCCCAGAACCCGGACGCGGCGTTCGCCGTCGTGGCGGCCGCCCGAAAGGCGTGCGACTTCCCGATCATCGCCAAGCTCACGCCGAACGTGACCGACATCGTCTCGATCGCCCGGGCGGTCCATGCGGCGGGGGCGGATGCGGTCTCGTGCGTGAACACGTTCCAGGGAATGGCGATCGACTGGCGGCGGCGGAAGCCGATCCTCGGAAACACGATCGGCGGTCTCAGCGGGCCGGCGATCAAGCCGCTCGCCCTGCGGTGCGTGTGGCAGGTGGCGAAGGCGGTCCCGATTCCGATCATCGGTGTCGGCGGGATTGCGACGATCGACGACGTGATGGAGTTTCTCGTCGCCGGGGCGACGGCGGTGCAGATCGGGACGGCCAACTTCTATAACCCGGCCGGCTCGGGTCAGCTCGTCGATCAGCTCGACAAGACGCTCGCCGACCTTGGCGTCGAGCGGGTCACGGACATTGTCGCCACGCTCCAGGACGGCCGCCCGTTCGCCTGCCAGCCGGCGGCGGCGAACCCGTGATCTGTGGCCCCTTCCGTATCGATTGAGGCACAGGGTGTGTTTTGCGCGGGGGCAGATGGGCTCAAACCGCGTCCTTGCCGGCACGACTTTGTCACCTCAAACCCAACGTGCCACGGCAGCCTGGGGTCAAGGGGGCCACGCCCCCTTGCCGCCGGAGGCACTTCCATGAGGAACCGTGGTAAGCAACGGATGTCCCCTTTGTGGCACCCGCTATGAGAACTCCTGCACACCACACCGCTCGCTTTGTAATCCCCGCGGGTTGGTGAGGGGGGCATACGGCACTGTGTCCGCGCTTGGACACGTACTCCTTCAGACAGTTCTCGACGGCCAGACCTCCGGCGGGCAAGAGGGCTTCGCCCCCTTGCATCCCCCACCAGGGGTACCCCCTGGACCCCGGTTCTTGGGCTGGTAAGGCGGGGGGACGTAGATGCCGTCTCCACGGCTCACAAACGACTGCGCAAGACTCAGTCGCCACAAGCACATAGGGCCACTGCCAACCTAAACGTCCTGCGACTTCGTGATGTGAGCACTCGACGAGCGCGGAGTCGCCGGACCAATGAGGTTCGTGATCTCGTCGGTGTCGATCAGCTCCTTGTCGAGGAGCGCCTCGGCCAGCTTGTCGAGCTTCTCACGGTTCTCAGCGAGCAGCGACGACGCCTGACGCTGCGCTGTCGTCAGGAACTTCTGGATCTCCTGATCAATGACGTGCGCCGTCGCCTCGCTGAACTGCCGGTGCTCGTGGATCTCCTTGCCAAGGAACGGATGCTCCTCGCCATCACGGAACGCTGCCGGCCCGATGACGTCGCTCATCCCCCAGTAGGCGATCATCCGCCGGGCAATCCCCGTGGCCCGCCGCAGGTCGTCTTCGGCCCCCGCGGTGAACTCGTCGAAGACCAGCTTTTCAGCCGCCCGCCCGCCGAGATAGACCGCCAGCTGCGAGCGGAGCTGCCGCTCGCCGATGCTCATCCGCTCGTCCTGCGGAAGGAACTGCGTCACGCCGAGCGCCCGGCCGCGGGGAACGATCGTCACCTTATGAACCGGATCGACCTCCGGCAGGATCCAGGCCAGCAGAGCATGCCCCGCCTCGTGGTAGGCGGTCATCCGCCGCTCGTGCGGGTTGAGGACTTCTTCCCGGACGACCCCCATCAGGATCTTGTCCTGGGCCGCCTCGAAATCCTGGCTGTCGACGGCGCTCTTACCGTCGCGGGTCGCGTGCAGGGCCGCCTCGTTGACGAGGTTCTTGAGGTCCGCCCCCGCAAAGCCGATCGTCCCGGCCGCGATCTTGTCCAGCCGGACGTCCGGCGCAAGCGGAACCTTGCGGCTGTGGACCTTGAGGATCGCCTCACGGCCCTTCTTCGTCGGCCGGTCGACGGTGACATGCCGGTCGAAGCGGCCGGGGCGGAGGAGAGCGGGGTCGAGAACGTCGGGCCGGTTCGTCGCCGCGATGACGATGACCGCCTCGTTGGACTGAAAGCCGTCCATCTCCGAAAGGATCTGGTTGAGCGTCTGCTCCCGCTCGTCATGTCCGCCGCCGAGCCCCGCCCCGCGGACACGGCCGACGGCATCGATCTCGTCGACGAAGATGATCGCCGGAGCCGCTTCCTTGGCGGTCCGGAACAGGTCGCGGACGCGGCTCGCCCCGACGCCGACAAACATCTGGATGAACTCGGAGCCGTTGATCGAGAAGAACGGCACCCCCGCCTCGCCGGCGCAGGCCCGGGCCAGCAGGGTCTTGCCGGTCCCCGGAGGGCCGTTCAGCAGGACCCCCTTGGGAATCTGCGCACCGAGCCGCTGGAACTTGGAAGGGTCCTTGAGGAACTCGACCACCTCGGTCAGCTCCCGCTTGGCCTGCTCCATGCCGGCCACGTCGTCGAACGTCGTCTTCTGGTCGCTCGGGCGGAACCGCTTGGCCGGGCTGCGAATGAAGCCGCCGAGCATCCCCGACCCCATCGGGTCGGCCGAGCGGCGCATCATGTAAATCATCATGGCGATCAGCAGGAACGCCGGCAGCAGGTAGATGAACGCCTCGGTGACGTACCCCTTTTCCGGGGTCTTCACCGTGAGGTCGACCGCCGCCGCCTCCAGCCGGTCGAGGAGTTTGCGTTCCTCAACGAGCGGCAGCTCGGTCTGGAACTCGAGGGGGAGCTCCGCGGGGGCCGACGTATCCTCGGCCGCCGCCGGGTTCTTGGGCTTCGCCTTGAACTTGCCGGTGATGTGCAGGCCGGAGAGGGTGACGGTCTGGACGTTCTTCTTCTCGATCTGCTCCATGAAGACGCTGTAGGAGATCACGGTCGGCGGCCGGCCGGTGATGAACAGCGACACAATCACGACGATCAGCAGGCTGATCGTAAGCAGAAAAATGATCCGCGCCGGAAGAGGGGGCTGCGGGGGAGGGGCCTGGCGACCGGCGTTGTCACGCGAGTCCGGATTGGAGGGACGCTCGGTTGGATCAGACATCGGTCGCTTTCGCAAATCTCCTGGGCGAGCCCAGAAAGCTACACGAGGGGGCCAAGTCCCGCAACCAGGGCATCCGCCCTGGACCCGGTAGGCCGGCAACCACGGGTTGCGCAAAGGAGACGCGTCGGCCCGGCGCGCCGTCTGAGCAGCCACCAGACCGCTGCCGCATTTTCAACTTGAACACGATCCCGCCTTGCACGGCTCGTGCCCGCTCCTTCCCGTGCCCCTGTTGCCACCCCGTCCGCCGAAACGCCGGGCCTGGGAAATAGTCCCTGGCCACCAGCGATCATTCCCGCGACGCCTCGCCAGGCGATCCGAAGCTCCGCCACCGCCCCGTTCCTTGACAGTGCGAGTCTACCGGGATAATCATTCAAACGGCTGCTTGATCGTTTTCCCCCGGGCAGCCTCCGCTTTGCTGCTTCCGTTCCGCCCGCCTCCTTGCCCCTCCTCCTCCCAGCTGAGACTCGAATTATGCGCCGGCGTCATGGTTTCACGTTGATCGAACTGCTTGTGGTCATTGCCATCATCGCCGTCCTCGTGGCGATCCTCCTTCCCGCCGTCCAGCAGGCCCGCGAAGCCGCCCGCGCGACGCAGTGCAAGAACAACATGAAGCAGCTCGGCCTGGCGCTGCACAACTACGAGGGGACGTTCGGCCTGTTCCCGCCCAGCAGTACCAGCGGCTTCGGTCGCGGGGTGTGGAACTACACGGGCGCCGCGAGCGACCGGGATCCGACAGTCCACCTCCACAGCTTCGCCAGCCTGATCCTGCCGAACCTCGACCAGACTGCGATCGCGAACCGGATCGACTACAACGTCTCCGCCCTGGCGGCCGGGGCGAACCGGGAGATGGCCACCAAGATCATTCCGGCGTACCGCTGCCCCAGCTACGCCGGCCCGTCGTTCTATAGCACCGACGCCCTGTACGCGAACAATACGACCGCCTTCGGCGCCGCGACGCCGAACGTCTTCGCCCTCCGCAACTATGTCGCCGTCGGAGCGAAAACGGTCGTCGGCCTTTCCGGCGCGATCCCGGCCGAAGGGATCATGTTTCCGGGCTCCCGGACCCGGATCGCGGATATCACCGACGGCACGACGAACACGATCATTCTGGCCGAAACTAAAGAGGATAAGGCCGCGGTCTGGATCGATGGAACCTCGGGCTCGGTGGCGGCGCGGTTCTTCGATATGACGAACTCGCCGACCTTCGCCGGCCGCTCGGTGTCGATCAACTACCAGCCGTACTACTTCTACCCGCTTCCGGGATCGATCAACCAGAACTGGGGCCCGTCGAGCTACCACACCGGCGGAGCGACGCACCTCGTCGCCGACGGCTCGGTCCAGTTCCTCTCGGAGAACATCAACCCCGAGCTCTACGACGCCATGGTGACCAAGTCGAACGGCGGCCCCGAAACAGCCGCCGGCGTCAAGGTCCAGTGGTAAGCCCTTGCAAGGCGTGGCCGAGCCCGCTCACTTGGGCTCGGTCGGAATCGGCTGACCGTGGGGATCCACGGTCGGCTGGCTCGTCGCCTGATCGAGCTGCTCCCGCATCGAGTGGTCGGTGAAGTGCTCGTACTGCTCCGCCTTGCGGTGGATCCGGTCCGCTTCGAGGCCGGCGTGCGAGACGAGGTACTGCTCCCACAGCCGGTGCGACCGGACGAGATTCTGGGCATGCGTCCGTCCGGCGGCGGAGAGGCGATAGACATCGCTCGCGGTCTCGACCTGGCCGCGCCGCCCGAGCAGGAACAGCGCCGCCCGGAGCGAGAGGCGGTCCGCCAGCAGGACGTCGCGAAGATGCTCGGCGGTGGCGGGGGTCGCTCCCTGCCGCTCCTCGATCCGGTACAGAAGGGCGACGACGTCGTCGGTCAGGATCTGCCAAGCCAGCATCCGCTGACGCACGAAACGGACCAGGACGCCGTGACGAGGTCCAAGCGTCGCCGCCAGGAGCAGGAACAGCCCCGCGGCGACTGCCATCATGCCGGCGGTCGTCGTGCTCTGCAGGCCGAACCAATGCGGGATCGTGAGCGCGCCGACGTGTCCCGCGAAGGCTGAGAGCGCCGCCAGCAGGGCGCTCAGGCCGATCATCGGCCCCAGCCGGTCCGTCAGGAGATACGCCGCCGCCGGGGGGACGATGAACATCGCCACGACGAGGATGTTCCCCACGCTCTCGAAGCTGGCGACCGCCGTGATCGCCACGAGGACCATCAGCAGGTAGTGCATGAGCTTCGCGCTGATCCCGGACGTCGTCGACAGGGCCGGGTCGAAAGAGCTGATCTTGAGCTCCTTATAGAACAGCCCGACGAACAGCGCATTGATGACGGCCACCACGGAGAGTGTCGCCACCGCCCGCGGGACCTCCAGCCCCAGGATCGAGACGGTGTCGAGCGGCGTGAGCTCGATGGCACCGTACAGGACGCAGCCCGGATCGAGGTCGACGTGATCGGCCGCCTGGACGATCAGGACGAGCCCCAGGGCAAAGAGCGACGTGAAGACGACCCCCATCGAGGCCCCTTCGTCGACCTGCCCGATCCCGCGGACCCACTCGGTGAAGAAGGCGGTCAGGATTCCGACCGCCACCGCGCCCACGAACATCGGCCAGCTGCTGCGGCTGTCGCTGACGAGGAACGCGACCGCCAGCCCCGGCAGGACGGCGTGGGTGATGGCGTCCCCCAGCATGCTCATCCGCCGCAGGACGAGGAAGTTCCCCAGGAGCGACGCCGAGACGGCACACAGGATCCCCGCCAGGACGATCCAGCCATCGAGCGCCCAACTCCAGTTCGGCACCAGTGTGATCGCAAGCGACATCTTACCGGACTCCTTCCGGTCGAGCGGTCCGCGCAGCCGCGGGAGGGACCGACTCCAGTCCGTGCGGGCTCGCCGGCGCGCCGGGCGTTCCCTGCTGAAGGAGTTCCTCCAGCTCCGCGATCACTTCGGGCTCCAGAACATGCTCGATGGCGTCGGCGTCTCGGTCGACGCGGCTGGGAGCGATGTCGGCATGGGCAATCAGGTACAGCTCCCACAGGCGGTGCTGCCGGGTGAGTCGGATTCCTTCGAGGGCGCCGCGGCGGGTGAGCCGGATCGGCTCCGTCCCCCATTCGATCAGCTCGTCATGCCGGGCCCGCTGGATCGCGCCCCGCAGACGGGCCGGGGACCAGGACCGTTTTCCCAACAGGGCCGCGAACGTGACGTTCGCGGACGAGGCCGGGCCCGGGCCAGTCGCGGTTTCCTGCAACTCATGAATCGCCCGCAGGAGGTGCTGCCGGTCGATGCTCCGGGCGAGGTCCCACCGTCGCCGAACCCGGTGCAGGACGCCGCGGGCCGATCCGAACACGAGGCTGACACCGAAGAGAGACGTCGAGACGAGGACGATCATCGCCCCGGATGGGACTTTCGAGAACAGGGCGCTCATCCCCGCCCCCGCCAGTCCGCTGAAGGCGCCGAGCCCCCCCGAGATGAGGAACATCCGCGACAGCTTCTCCGTCCAGAACCGGGCGGCCGCCGCCGGAATGACGAGCATGGCGACCATCAGGATCAGTCCGACCGCCTGCAGACCAACGATCGTGACGACCACCACGAGGGCCATGAGGGTCAGATCGAGGAACAGGACCGGCATCCCGGCCGCCCCGGCGAACCCCTCGTCGAAGCAGAGGAGTTTCAGTTCCTTAAACAGGAGCACACAGGCGACGACGCAGACGAAGGCCGAGACGGCGATGATCGTCGTGTCGCCCGTCCCCATCGAGGCGGTCTTGCCGTAGACGAACGACTCCAGCCCCGCGGCGTGTCCCTTCTCCATCTGCTGGATCAGGCCGAGGAGCGCGGCCCCGGCGCCGAAGAAGACGCTGAGGACCGCGCCGAGCGCCGTGTCCTCTTTGAGCCGCGTCAGGTTGCGGATGAGCAGGATCGCCGCGACTCCCAGGAGCCCCGTGACGGTCGCCCCCAGGAGCAGGAGCGGCAGCGATTTGCCGTCGCCCCCCCACCGCGTGGCGACGAGGAACGCGAGGCAGATCCCGGGGAGCGTCGCATGGCTCAGGGCGTCCCCCATGAGAGCCCGCTTCCGGAGAAGCATGAACGAGCCGACCATCCCGGAGGCACAGCCGAGGAGCATC of Planctomyces sp. SH-PL14 contains these proteins:
- a CDS encoding LegC family aminotransferase, whose product is MDAAQDIVRRLRLVVGDAAQVALHEPEFQGREKEYVSDCVQSGWVSSVGKYVDRFESMLAEYTGAKRAVAVVNGTAALHISLKLCDVQPGDEVLCPALSFVATANAISYCQAIPHFVDSERYTLGLDPRKLDGYLRKIVTLRNGVAWNRLSRRRIRAVIPMHTLGHPVDLDPLVEVCERFKIALVEDAAESLGTYYKQRHTGTIGRVGALSFNGNKIITTGGGGAILTNDDALADRAKHLTTTAKRAHRWEYVHDEVGFNYRMPNLNAALGCAQLERLPEMRARKRALALQFASAFAGCNDAKFFIEPQFGESNYWLNALLVPGGKVVRDHVLATSHESGLMTRPVWDLLPDLPMYQGHPQMDLTVARSLQKEVINIPSSARLAASAAERQAA
- a CDS encoding SDR family NAD(P)-dependent oxidoreductase, which translates into the protein MSWQGKSVLVTGAGGFIGSHLAERLVREGARVRAMVRYGSAGRWGWLDDSPLSKEMDVFAGDIRDSGNVRRAMEGCDVVLHLAALIAIPYSYHAPDSYVRTNIDGTLNVLEAARLLKTPRVVHTSTSEVYGTALRVPIDEEHPLQGQSPYSATKIGADKLVESYYRSFDLPVVTIRPFNTYGPRQSTRAVIPTIITQALSGSEVRLGSLTPTRDLNYVANTVAGFLKGASVPGVEGRTINLGSNQEISVGELAKSIIRLVGRDVPIVTEEQRLRPEKSEVNRLLADNTLARTLLGWTPEVSFDEGLLKTIEWMRAHLDRYRPGQYTV
- a CDS encoding nucleotidyltransferase family protein, encoding MDDLTRFLIDESATIRDAMTAIDRSGKGIALVTDEFERLVTTITDGDIRRAILAGVGLDSPVTSLIVRRPPNARKPITAPAEASDAELEELMAHHEIRHVPVLDRGGRLVRLAIREELETTPEIPVSAVIMAGGFGTRLRPLTDETPKPMLNIGGQPLLQRTVERLRKSGIRNVSLTTHYLPEKIHDHFGDGSDFGVRINYVAEEKPLGTAGALSLLPESDEPLLVMNGDILTGVDFQELVRFHREHEAALTVGVRQYEFKVPYGVVQAEQGVVRALREKPKYEFLVNAGIYLLEPDVKRYIPADRRFDMTDLIGALLEEGRKVVTFPVVEYWLDIGQIEDFQRAQRDVQSLGWAA
- a CDS encoding acyltransferase family protein; translation: MQTSVLAPPAPRLHGIDGLRGILACSVMLYHYTVWAGIDVGPRFSGLLSAVAFYAVEAFFVISGMSLAFVYERTDFSRPRTVGTFFVRRFFRIAPLFYAVLAATLVLKWAAVHVLHTPGVAMPSLAEVVGNLSLLFGLVDPTQSLVIAGWSIGIEMVFYLLFPPLMWLMTRRDTWRPLLLAGSAVPAAVFAFVLLDPLLNFASQSACYASVANHLLLFVAGMLLVRGTSQGPQANRAANSAWIVLALGLFAALSLGVPDVDLVTGWRRGALLLVTVGGCAAVARRPAGRSFLSPVLERLGEWSYSIYLSHFLVFTVLQRLVPGDWRGSLVVGSALATIAVGRCSYRWLEVPMIRVGKRITEQLWPAPTRAAETVALPAAPVRRAA
- a CDS encoding dihydroorotate dehydrogenase, with protein sequence MPDLSVTLNRLRLKNPILVASGTFGYAREMQAFVDFRKLGGIIPKTVTPHPRAGNPPPRTVETSSGMLNAIGLDNDGIETFITKHVDYLTSLGTAIIANIAGTNVDDFARMAERLTQCPGLAAVELNISCPNVSCGVDLAQNPDAAFAVVAAARKACDFPIIAKLTPNVTDIVSIARAVHAAGADAVSCVNTFQGMAIDWRRRKPILGNTIGGLSGPAIKPLALRCVWQVAKAVPIPIIGVGGIATIDDVMEFLVAGATAVQIGTANFYNPAGSGQLVDQLDKTLADLGVERVTDIVATLQDGRPFACQPAAANP
- the ftsH gene encoding ATP-dependent zinc metalloprotease FtsH encodes the protein MSDPTERPSNPDSRDNAGRQAPPPQPPLPARIIFLLTISLLIVVIVSLFITGRPPTVISYSVFMEQIEKKNVQTVTLSGLHITGKFKAKPKNPAAAEDTSAPAELPLEFQTELPLVEERKLLDRLEAAAVDLTVKTPEKGYVTEAFIYLLPAFLLIAMMIYMMRRSADPMGSGMLGGFIRSPAKRFRPSDQKTTFDDVAGMEQAKRELTEVVEFLKDPSKFQRLGAQIPKGVLLNGPPGTGKTLLARACAGEAGVPFFSINGSEFIQMFVGVGASRVRDLFRTAKEAAPAIIFVDEIDAVGRVRGAGLGGGHDEREQTLNQILSEMDGFQSNEAVIVIAATNRPDVLDPALLRPGRFDRHVTVDRPTKKGREAILKVHSRKVPLAPDVRLDKIAAGTIGFAGADLKNLVNEAALHATRDGKSAVDSQDFEAAQDKILMGVVREEVLNPHERRMTAYHEAGHALLAWILPEVDPVHKVTIVPRGRALGVTQFLPQDERMSIGERQLRSQLAVYLGGRAAEKLVFDEFTAGAEDDLRRATGIARRMIAYWGMSDVIGPAAFRDGEEHPFLGKEIHEHRQFSEATAHVIDQEIQKFLTTAQRQASSLLAENREKLDKLAEALLDKELIDTDEITNLIGPATPRSSSAHITKSQDV
- a CDS encoding DUF1559 domain-containing protein, with the protein product MRRRHGFTLIELLVVIAIIAVLVAILLPAVQQAREAARATQCKNNMKQLGLALHNYEGTFGLFPPSSTSGFGRGVWNYTGAASDRDPTVHLHSFASLILPNLDQTAIANRIDYNVSALAAGANREMATKIIPAYRCPSYAGPSFYSTDALYANNTTAFGAATPNVFALRNYVAVGAKTVVGLSGAIPAEGIMFPGSRTRIADITDGTTNTIILAETKEDKAAVWIDGTSGSVAARFFDMTNSPTFAGRSVSINYQPYYFYPLPGSINQNWGPSSYHTGGATHLVADGSVQFLSENINPELYDAMVTKSNGGPETAAGVKVQW